From the Rhinopithecus roxellana isolate Shanxi Qingling chromosome 5, ASM756505v1, whole genome shotgun sequence genome, the window tctcttcttccacGTCCCCCATCTCTGCCAattctgtctccctctgtctctgtcccttTGTCCCCATGACCCAGGGCAGGTGCCTCCCTCACCGCGTTGCTTGATGGAGCTTGACTTCTCAGGCTGGTGATTATGCTGCTGCCTGGGGCAGGCGACTCCTTTTACCCTTTGATTAGGGCCTCACcttgcccacctcaccctctaaTTTCCCAGGAACCCCTACCACCTTCACCAGGGGTGCCCTGGGCTCTAGAACCTGCAGCCCCAGGGAGCAGGTAGGGTTGGCCTTCAGGATCAGGACTGCCCTTTCATACGGGGCAGGTGGATCTGCCCCTCCGGCCCAGGCACTGTGACAGGCAGGCAGAAGGTGACAAGAGCCCTcatctctcctccccacctcagaGTTCAGTGTTAGGGGAACAGATTTGGGATGTTGGACTGCGGCCCTGCCCTAACATGTGGGCAAGcattgggtggggacagagctgCTCTGAGGGAGATTGTCAGAGAATAAGACGATGGCCCAATGTAGGGACatacacagtggctcacacacatTTTGGGTGGGGCTGGGAGAAGTCCCAGGTTCCATCCCCTCTCCTCAGGAAGGCCTCGCCAGCTAATTGTTGATTTCCTACTCTAGGAAACAACCCCGAGGTGGGCAAGGGCACGCACGTGATCATCCCAGTGGGCAAGGGGGGCAGTGGAGGCTGGAAAGCCCAGGTGACCAAGGCCAGTGGGCAGACTCTGAACCTACGGGTCCACACTTCCCCCAACGCCATCATCGGCAAGTTTCAGTTCACAGTCCGCACACAGTCAGACGCTGGGGAGTTCCAGTTGCCCTTTGACCCTCGCAACGAGATCTACATCCTTTTCAACCCCTGGTGCCCAGGTGAGCAGCTGGGATCTGGAGCAGAGGGTAGATGGGAGGGAAGGACAGAGAAGGTCTTCCTGTCCTCAGATGCAGCAGGGTGCCTAGGTGCCTGACCCCAGGAGAAGCCAGCCTCCCATTGAGCAGATGAGAGGACCGAGGCCTGGTGCAGAAAGGTGGCcagcccaggatcacacagccaGCCACACCTCTCCTGGTGAAGGCCCCTGGCAAAGACCAATCTCCTCTACCATCTGTCATGCCACCCCTGTTCTCCTGCGGCAGTCCTGTCAGGCTAGGGGCATCCCCGCATTTTCTTCTGTGGACATGAGTCCTGCAGAACTGGCCAGGAGTAGGTGAGGCCCAGGGAGAGAACTGGAGGGAACCAGTTTTGTGTGTTCTGGGGACACAGAGGACATTGTGTACGTGGACCATGAGGATTGGCGGCAGGAGTATGTGCTTAATGAGTCTGGGAGAATTTACTATGGGACCGAAGCACAGATTGGCGAGCGGACGTGGAACTACGGCCAGGTATGATGTAGCTGGCCAGGGTCACATGCACCCAGGGGAGctggggtgggtgtggtggctggggTATTGGAGCAGGGTGCTGGCCTAGGGTTCAGGCTGTCACTTCTGccctccatccctccttccaGTTTGACCATGGGGTGCTGGATGCCTGCCTATACATCCTGGACCGGCGGGGGATGCCATATGGAGGCCGTGGAGACCCAGTCAGTGTCTCCCGGGTCATCTCTGCCATGGTGAGCACCCTCATGTCTCTGAGTCCTACTGTGTGTTTGCCTGCTGCCTCGCCACACCTCCACCCTCATCCTGCCCTTTCTGGATTCCTTGAGGACCCCCAGCCTTGTCCCTGCCCTTGCAAAGGATACTTCAGGAAGGGGtatccctcctcttctctctcttgcctgccccaCAGCCCGCCTTTCCTGGCTCCTGTCCCAGCTCCTGTGGAATGCAGGGCCAAACCCAAAACTTGGCACACCCAGGATTCACATTCCTGTGTCAGAGCCTGGGTGGGAGGGGGGCAGGTGGCTCAGGAAAGGGCTGGATGGAGCTCGGGCTGATGTCTGGATCCTGAGGCATTTAGGGGTAAGGGGTGGTTGCAGGGTCAGGGCTGGGCTAAGGACCACATGGCAGGTCCTGAGCCcctcctccacctcagccccGTCTTATCCTGTCCTGGGCAGGTGAACTCCCTGGATGACAATGGAGTCCTGATTGGGAACTGGTCTGGTGATTACTCCCGAGGCACCAACCCATCAGCGTGGGTGGGCAGCGTGGAGATCCTGCTTAGCTATCTACGCACCGGCTATTCCGTCCCATATGGCCAGTGCTGGGTCTTTGCTGGCGTGACCACTACAGGTAGTGGAGGGACTGGGACAGGAGTGGCACGGGCCCtacagggagaagggaggaaagccAGGCTTATCCAGCCCTGCCCAGCTGTGGCTACAGTGCAGGGTGCAGGCGGGGGTGGATGATAGGCTGGTCTTAATTATCATTAATTAGTGTTAACAACAGAGAAAGGCCtaagggaaaggagggagaagggacaggTAGGCACTGAGCCAGGCAGGTGGCCTAGCTTCCCCGACCCCAAGTGCTCTGTAGCCCAAAGGCCTTCTGGCCCCGGTGACCCTGACCCTGGCAGTCTGTGCCCAGCTTGGCAATCCTAGTTGCCCTTCTCCCCCGATATTCCTGACACAATGCCTCACTTGCCCCCAACCCGTGCCTTGAACCCCAACCTTCGCTCTGCCACAGTGCTGCGCTGCCTGGGTCTGGCCACCCGTACTGTCACCAACTTCAACTCCGCCCATGACACAGACACATCCCTTACCATGGACATCTACTTCGATGAGAACATGAAGCCCCTAGAGCACCTGAACCATGATTCTGTCTGGTGAGCTGGGGTGGACTGCCCATCTGTGCTGAAGAATGGTGACCTGAGCTTTGGAGGTGGAGGGTGGGCAGGGGAGGCTGGGGAAACCATGGACTCCTGACCCTGGGGCTCAGACCCAGCCCCTCCTCCATGTCCATCCAGGAACTTCCATGTGTGGAACGACTGCTGGATGAAGAGGCCAGATCTTCCCTCGGGCTTCGATGGGTGGCAGGTGGTGGATGCCACACCCCAGGAGACTAGCAGTGGTGAGCCGGGCCCCCCCACTTCCTACCATGCCCCTGCTCATCTCCCCCAGCTGAGTAACACAGTCCAGAGTGTcagtgctgggctgggctggagagCCAAGCCCTGTAACCCCACGGCTTCTCAAACGGGTTTATCAGATGAACCACCATGTGGATGTTagtttatttttacctttctgtATAATGCTCTATTTGcctaaattttacttatttataatggtttattttatttataatggtTAATATACAAGGGAGGTTCAAAATTCAAAGCTGTAAGAGTATTTGGAGAAAGAGAATTCATATTCACTATTCTTACTTGCTTTTTAACTTACATATCCTGGAGATAATTAATTGAAGGACCCTTTTAAAGTCATTTTGATAAGTAATAATACAtgtttggaaggaaaaaaagtgtGGCATTGAAGAACACAAAATGTAAAGGTTCCCTATTCTCTCTCAGGaggtatttgggtttttttttcaaaaatatttttagccgggtgcggtggctcaagcttgtaatcccagcactttgggaggccaagacgggcagatcacgaggtcaggagatcgagaccatcctggctaacacggtgaaaccccatgtctactaaaaatacaaaatactagccgggagaggtggcggcacctgtagtcccagctactcaggaggctgaggcaggagaatggtgtgaacccgggaggcggagcttgcagtgagctgagatccggccactgcactccagcctgggtgacagagcaagactccgtctcaaaaaaaaaaaatttttttaaagtaaatttctaGGTTCTACCCCAAACCTGATACATTAGACTTTCCAAGGATAGATGCTAACAATGTATATTTTTGAAAGTTCTTCTGGTGATTCTGACGATCAGCCAGATTTGGGACCCACTCCAAAGGATGACCAGAGAGATGGAGTGACGTCCTCTGGGGCACAGAGTGGTAGGTCAGCAACAGAACAAGTCCAGTCCTTTTAAACACATATTCTTGCTTTCACCAAGTTCCTTCCTGTCTGTTCCATTGCTCACTGTGAATTATATATACAGTATAGAAAAAAGTCAGGGCTCAGATAggttcaaagaagaaaatagccCTTATGACCCTGCCTTAATACATGATTACCATTGATATAACCCACGGGTCTCTTTTCTATGTCCACATACATGTGTTTCTGCAGAAATTAGAACTACCATACACTCTGTTCTCAAACAAACTCCCACCCCTTCCTAGCGTGATACACCAGCCGCAGGCCATGAGGCCTGCCCTGCCAGTTGCCTTCTATCCAGCCTCTCCCTTACTCACCCCAGGTCAGAGAGTCCTCCCTAGCCTACATTCCTCCCCTGGCCTCTTCCCAGCGCCCTCCCTCTCACTCAGGTACGTGAACACAGCCCCCTGAGCTGTGCAACCCAGTGATGCCTCTGATGCTGAAACAGCCTGGCCCAGACACTGGCAGATCTGAGCTCTGGCCTCCAACTCTGGGAAGTGGTGGGGTGGACATCAGGCAGGGGGCTTGGGGCCAGCCAGACTGGGGCTTGATCCCAGCCTGATCACTTCTCAGATGTATGCACTTGGGCAAGCACCTCGCACTTTACGGCTTTGGTGGTTTGGATGTAATTTGGGGATAATAGATACCACATAGGGTgattgggaggattaaatgagaaattctCTATCTGAAGGGACCAGCAGCATGCCAGAAGCATAGTAGCTACTCAAAAAGTCTTAGCTCCTTTCATTCTCCCTGCACTTCCTGTCTTGTGAGATCCTGGCATGCACTTCGCCTTGCTGTTTCCCCGTCTGTAAAGGAGTGTGTAGTGTTAGGTGTTGTCTAAGATTCTTTCCTGTTGGATGGTACTTACTTCCCACTCTGTCCTCTCCTGTCAGGCCTCCTCCTGTCAGCCTATCTCTTCtaggcagcctcctgagtatgatAAGGGCAGACTCTTTTTCGTACCAGCTCCCCCAAGTAGAGAGGGCAGCAGGCTGCAGAGCTGAAGGTTGTTCTGCATCTCTCTGGaatggtggtggcggtggtgtcACTATTCACCCCCCACAAGTGAATAGTGACAAGGTGTACTGGCAGTGGCAGGACGATGGCAGCTTCGAGATTGTGTATGTGGAGAAGGCCATCAGCACACTCATTGTCACAAAGGCCATGAGGCAGGGCCACTGTAGACTCTGGGTTGGTTCCGATAAAGGATAGGAGGTCCTGTCCTCTGGGGGTCACAGATGGTGGACATCCAGTGTCAGTCAGCCATGAAAGAGTGTGTCAGGGACTTGGTTATCAGGCAGGCTGGTCTGCACATCTGTACCTTGCCCCCGTCCTCCAGCAGAGCAGCCTGGGCTGATGAAAGAGAATTGACAGCCGAATGGAGCCACTCTCTCTTTGTTTTCCATACCTGTGTTGCACTGGCTGTCAACTGACCCCCAAGTGTTTGGGTGAGGGCTGATGGCCTTGTTCCAGAGGCCACCAGGCAGTGGGACCAGGCCTgagtggctggggctggggccctgTGTGGACCCCACCCAGGATCTGAAGGTCCCTCTCTGCCTTCTCAGATCTCTCGCCTTTGTCCCACCTCACTCTAGGCATCTTCTGCTGTGGCCCCTGCTCTGTGGAGTCCATCAAGAATGGCCTGGTCTACATGAAGTATGACACGCCTTTCATTTTTGCTGAGGTGAGGGCTGGGCTGCAGGTGCCTTCTTGGGCTTCAGTCGTGGGTTCTCTGGTCCCGACTTCACCGCTGACTGACCAGCTGTgcgaccctgggcaagtcactcatTATTCAagtcagtttcctcacctgtaaaagggGATAATCAAGGCTGCCTTGCTTCTTGTACTCAGGATCAAAAGAGATAATGGGTATGAAACTGCTTCACTAGTCGTAAAATCAGCCAATGAGCGTGAGGAATTACTGTTATTATTGCCAAAGTGCTCTGAGAGGAGCTTCCCAGACCAGCTTCTTCCCTGCACTCAGGCCTCATCTGGCTCGTCTTGGAAAGTCTCCCCTTGGGCTCTGCCAGGAAGCTCCCACCCTTGGGACCAAGCCCTGTTCCATAGCTCCTGGGATCAGGGGAAGGAGGCCGGGAGTCAGGCCACCCCCAGACCCTCTGGCTCACTCATTCCTGCTCATCCCCACCCCTCCCACAGGTGAATAGTGACAAGGTGTACTGGCAGCGGCAGGACGATGGCAGCTTCAAGATTGTGTATGTGGAGGAGAAGGCCATCGGCACACTCATTGTCACAAAGGCCATCGGCTCCAACATGCGGGAGGACATCACCTACCTCTATAAGCACCCAGAAGGTACCATTCCCCCAACCCAGCCAGCTCTGGGCCCCATGACAAGTGTTCCTGTCAAGTGCTCGCCCACCCAAGTGGGAATTGGACCTCACCCTTGACCTTCAACCCCCAGGTTCAGATGCGGAGCGGAAGGCAGTAGAGACAGCAACAGCCCACGGCAGCAAACCCAATGTGTACGCCAACCGGGGCTCAGCGGAGGATGTGGCCATGCAGGTGGAGGCACAGGACGCGGTGATGGGGCAGGATCTGATGGTCTCGGTCATGCTGACCAATCACAGCAGCAGCCGCCGCACAGTGAAACTGCACCTCTACCTCTCAGTCACCTTCTATACCGGTGTCACTGGGACCATCTTCAAGGAAACCAAGAAGGAAGTGGAGCTGGCACCAGGGGCCTGTAAGTGCTCCTTACCCAGCCCTGCCCCCTGGATGGCTGGGCACCTCAGGGCTGTGGACATGGAAACCCCAGGAGCAGTGGGGAGTCCCTGGGGGAAGCCGCATGTGGGGAAGCAGGCCTCAGTGACGCCATGCCTCTTCTCACCAGCGGACCGTGTGACCATGCCAGTGGCCTACAAGGAATACCGGCCCCACCTCGTGGACCAAGGGGCCATGCTGCTGAACGTCTCAGGCCACGTCAAGGAGAGCGGGCAGGTGCTGGCCAAGCAGCACACCTTCCGTCTGCGTACGCCAGACCTCTCCCTCACGGTGAATGCAGTTTGCTGGGGCGTGAGGGGTGGTCAGAGAGTGAAGGCCAGGGGATAAGGACATTGGAGGCGGGCGCTAAGCCAGGAGCAGGCTGGCCTGATAAGCCTTTGTAGGAGAAGGTCAAGGACTGGctctggggcctcagtttcctcatctgtagcaTGGGATCTTATGTCTCTGGTTCTGTGACAGCCTTTGTTGGGGAATAGGCTGGAGTTTCTTCTCTGACTTCTGGGGAGTCTTCTCTCAGGAGGATAAATGTGGGACACGGGGAGGTTTTGCTTCTAAGCAGATTCCCCTCTCTGGTGCAGTGTACAGTCCCCGTGTGTTTGACCAGGGTCTCTGATATGGGTGATGGGCCTCTTTTTCTCTCAGTTACTGGGAGCAGCAGTGGTTGGCCAGGAGTGTGAAGTACAGATTGTCTTCAAGAACCCCCTTCCCGTCACCCTCACCAATGTCGTCTTCCGGCTCGAGGGCTCTGGGTTACAGAGGCCCAAGATCCTTAACGTTGGGTGAGTCTTGcctctcctcctgcccctgctgccACTCTGGCCTTCCCTACAGGCTGTCCTGACTCCTAGCTTTGCTTCCTCTCTGTCTGGACAAGTATGTTCTGTCAGGACCCAAACAAGCAGGTTGGGGCCAGCTAGCAATACCTCCCTACCCAGCTCAGTCCCACCAGCCTTTAGGGAGACCTCCTGGGCACCTGGTGCTGTGCTGTGTCCTTGCCCTGCCTCACTATCTAATTAGGGAGCAAAAGCACCACATAGGAATCGTTAGTAACTCATTGCTAATATTTGCCTAGCACTGAAGAACTGACCAGGCACTTTCAGGAATATTATCTCCTTTGGACACAAAAACTCTTTTAAGTACATTAGAAGGCCAGGtacgctggctcacgcctgtaatcccagcactttgggagactgaggcaggcagatcacttgaggtcaggagttcgagaccagcctggccaccaaggtaaaattccatctctactaaagtaaaaaaattagccatgtttggtggcaggcacctgtaatcccagctacttgggagaccgaggcaggagaaccgcttggacccaggaagtataggttgcagtgagttgagattgagccaccgcattccagcctgggtgatagaagcagactccatgtcaaaaaaaacaaaaacaaaaacaaagaaaaattaaaggtcATCATATGATTAAAAGCAAagttttgggccaggtgtggtggctcacacctgtaatcccagcactttggcaggccaaggtaagtggatcacttgagcccaggagttgaagactagcctgggcaacatggtgaaaccctgtttctacaaaaaagttttaaaaacttaaccaggtgtggtgatgtgcgcctgttgtcccagctgcttgggagtctaaggtgggaggatcacctgagcctggggaggttgaggctgaagtgagccatgtttgtgccactgcactccagcctgggcgacagtgagaccatgtgtctctgtttctctctctctctctctctctctctctctctctctctctctctctctctctctctctctcacacacacacacacacacacacacacacacacaagcaaagtTTTGGAACCCTAAGGATATGGGTTCAGGTCCCAGCTCTAGCACTTACTGGCTATATGCCCTTGGGCAAGCGGTTTCTCTCCTTCAAGCCTCAGTGTGCTCATCTATAAAGCAGGGATAGCAATAGCCCCTGGACCTAGGGTTGTTTAGTGCATTGCTTGGCACAAAGTTAGTGCTCCAttggtagttattatttttattattgccattATCACCCCCACTTCCAGATGGAGAAGCTGGCGGTCACGTCTCACGTGGTCTCACAGCTCGTAAGGGGCAAACTCTGCTCTACCCACTGTGGTGCATACCATGCATAGGCTCTCAAgctcattgcttgttttgttcCATGAGGGCCAAGTAGCAATTCCAGAGGAGAGAATCCCATCCCTCAGGCCCTTACCCAGCCGTCTGGGCCTGATCCTGGGCTGGGCAAGCCCCTGGGTGCAGTGAGGGCACACACATGCTGCGTTCCTGGGCCTGTGGCTGTCGTCTTCAATATAGACTCACACGTACTGCCCTGTCCCTCCCTAGGAAAAGCACAGAGGGAAAGCAGAGCAGGCCAGAGCCTGGCCTTCTAGATCAGCCTTCTGGGATAGGGGCAGGCTTCACCTTCAGACAGACAGCTCCTGAGAAAGAACAATGGCTTgtggtggggaaactgaggggagaaagcagaggaccccctgcccacccctcccTCGCAGCTCTCCTGGTGGTGGCCGCCACCTTTGCTGTTAGGCCAAAGCGGAGGAGGCAGCTATGTTGATCTTTGCCCCAGCCTGGGCCCCTGGGAATGCTATGATGTGTCACAAAGGAGGGCTTTCCTCATGTCACCCTACCAGGGTCTCTGGCAGCTCAGTGAACAGAGCCTGAACCCCCCGGATAGCCTGCTTTGCTCGTCTTGCCCGGCAGACATCTCTTACTCACACCCGCACATGGTGGTGGGGGGGGACTTCCTCGTCCTAAGGCATCCCCAGAGCTGGACTTGCCTCAGCAGCCCCACCAGGCCTTTGCCTCTTGGCCCTGCCTGGAAGTAAGGAAAGGGACACTGGGCTGAGTGTTGGGGGACACTTTCTGTCTTTACCTGTAGAGTTTGTGTGAGTCTACCTACAGTAAAAGATAGGGTTGGATGATGTTTTCTTAAGGCAGATCCTCCCTGGACAGTCTGTGGCTC encodes:
- the TGM1 gene encoding protein-glutamine gamma-glutamyltransferase K isoform X1, which translates into the protein MMDGPRSDVGRWGGNPLQPPTTPSPEPEPEPDRRFRRGGGGRSFWARCCGCCSCRNVADDDWGPEPSDSRGRGSSSGTRRPGSRGSGVNAAGDGTIREGMLVVTGVDLLSSRSDQNRQEHHTDEYEYDELIVRRGQPFHMLLLLSRTYESSDRITLELLIGNNPEVGKGTHVIIPVGKGGSGGWKAQVTKASGQTLNLRVHTSPNAIIGKFQFTVRTQSDAGEFQLPFDPRNEIYILFNPWCPEDIVYVDHEDWRQEYVLNESGRIYYGTEAQIGERTWNYGQFDHGVLDACLYILDRRGMPYGGRGDPVSVSRVISAMVNSLDDNGVLIGNWSGDYSRGTNPSAWVGSVEILLSYLRTGYSVPYGQCWVFAGVTTTVLRCLGLATRTVTNFNSAHDTDTSLTMDIYFDENMKPLEHLNHDSVWNFHVWNDCWMKRPDLPSGFDGWQVVDATPQETSSGIFCCGPCSVESIKNGLVYMKYDTPFIFAEVNSDKVYWQRQDDGSFKIVYVEEKAIGTLIVTKAIGSNMREDITYLYKHPEGSDAERKAVETATAHGSKPNVYANRGSAEDVAMQVEAQDAVMGQDLMVSVMLTNHSSSRRTVKLHLYLSVTFYTGVTGTIFKETKKEVELAPGASDRVTMPVAYKEYRPHLVDQGAMLLNVSGHVKESGQVLAKQHTFRLRTPDLSLTLLGAAVVGQECEVQIVFKNPLPVTLTNVVFRLEGSGLQRPKILNVGDIGGNETVTLRQTFVPVRPGPRQLIASLDSPQLSQVHGVIQVDVAPAPGARGFFSDAGGDSHLGETIPMASRGGA
- the TGM1 gene encoding protein-glutamine gamma-glutamyltransferase K isoform X2, whose amino-acid sequence is MMDGPRSDVGRWGGNPLQPPTTPSPEPEPEPDRRFRRGGGGRSFWARCCGCCSCRNVADDDWGPEPSDSRGRGSSSGTRRPGSRGSGVNAAGDGTIRGNNPEVGKGTHVIIPVGKGGSGGWKAQVTKASGQTLNLRVHTSPNAIIGKFQFTVRTQSDAGEFQLPFDPRNEIYILFNPWCPEDIVYVDHEDWRQEYVLNESGRIYYGTEAQIGERTWNYGQFDHGVLDACLYILDRRGMPYGGRGDPVSVSRVISAMVNSLDDNGVLIGNWSGDYSRGTNPSAWVGSVEILLSYLRTGYSVPYGQCWVFAGVTTTVLRCLGLATRTVTNFNSAHDTDTSLTMDIYFDENMKPLEHLNHDSVWNFHVWNDCWMKRPDLPSGFDGWQVVDATPQETSSGIFCCGPCSVESIKNGLVYMKYDTPFIFAEVNSDKVYWQRQDDGSFKIVYVEEKAIGTLIVTKAIGSNMREDITYLYKHPEGSDAERKAVETATAHGSKPNVYANRGSAEDVAMQVEAQDAVMGQDLMVSVMLTNHSSSRRTVKLHLYLSVTFYTGVTGTIFKETKKEVELAPGASDRVTMPVAYKEYRPHLVDQGAMLLNVSGHVKESGQVLAKQHTFRLRTPDLSLTLLGAAVVGQECEVQIVFKNPLPVTLTNVVFRLEGSGLQRPKILNVGDIGGNETVTLRQTFVPVRPGPRQLIASLDSPQLSQVHGVIQVDVAPAPGARGFFSDAGGDSHLGETIPMASRGGA